In the genome of Spirochaetia bacterium, one region contains:
- a CDS encoding BrnA antitoxin family protein translates to MKKITELTPELVERIKAKGIDLSDIPELTETQANELYPRNWKPVKKVITIRIDMDNLEWLQSKGKKGYQGRLNEVLRWARLKGCPFI, encoded by the coding sequence ATGAAGAAAATAACAGAATTGACCCCGGAATTAGTAGAACGGATAAAAGCAAAAGGCATTGACCTTTCGGATATTCCTGAGCTTACCGAGACTCAGGCCAATGAATTGTATCCCCGAAATTGGAAGCCAGTGAAAAAAGTCATTACCATCCGCATTGACATGGATAACTTGGAATGGCTCCAATCCAAGGGTAAGAAGGGGTATCAGGGTCGTCTTAACGAGGTACTTAGGTGGGCAAGGCTAAAAGGGTGTCCATTCATATAA
- a CDS encoding TIGR04255 family protein, translating into MEEYPRQLKKGPLAETVFEIRFTSSLPDDAVFGIIYQSLLAKISTQNKVINLPILQIPPEIRSRDPNFRYQQYYQIHNTGVYDLIIGVGPRAISFSNRSSDLVWEKYHDAISSLLNEILKPSIFIQIERTGLRYINVLDEPLFKSANLQLTLGANQIGKDSVTNIMTEVLEPDSYKITLQLKNNARISIQGQKSKIASMIDIDVTHDSIYTFTAFKNTYDEILVHSHLLAKQEFFDLLDKEYIKTFDPIFDEDK; encoded by the coding sequence ATGGAAGAGTATCCTCGTCAGCTAAAGAAAGGGCCGTTGGCCGAAACAGTTTTTGAAATTAGATTTACCTCATCTTTACCGGATGATGCTGTTTTCGGTATAATATACCAATCTCTTCTCGCAAAGATTAGCACACAAAACAAAGTTATAAATTTACCAATATTACAAATTCCGCCAGAAATTCGTAGCAGAGATCCAAACTTTAGATACCAACAATATTATCAAATACATAATACGGGCGTATATGATTTGATAATCGGAGTGGGACCTCGTGCTATTTCCTTTTCGAATCGATCTTCCGATTTGGTTTGGGAAAAATATCATGATGCTATTAGTAGTTTGCTCAATGAAATATTGAAACCATCAATATTTATCCAAATTGAACGGACAGGACTTCGGTATATCAATGTATTGGATGAGCCATTATTCAAATCCGCAAATTTACAATTGACTCTTGGAGCCAACCAAATAGGTAAAGATTCTGTAACAAATATTATGACCGAAGTATTAGAACCTGATTCCTATAAAATAACTTTACAGTTAAAGAATAATGCAAGGATTTCAATACAAGGTCAAAAATCTAAGATTGCTTCTATGATTGATATTGATGTTACGCATGACTCGATTTATACTTTTACTGCGTTCAAAAATACCTATGACGAGATACTAGTTCATTCGCATCTGTTGGCTAAGCAAGAATTTTTTGATTTATTAGATAAAGAGTATATAAAAACTTTTGACCCAATTTTCGATGAGGACAAATAA